The following are from one region of the Vibrio hyugaensis genome:
- the infC gene encoding translation initiation factor IF-3, with protein sequence MNGEIRGVREVRLTGADGESVGVVSIQEAIAAAEEAGMDLVEISPNAEPPVCRVMDYGKFLFEKSKSAKEQKKKQKQVQIKEVKFRPGTDIGDYQVKLRNLTRFLEEGNKVKVTIRFRGREMAHQDIGVDVLHRLKEDTVDFAVVESFPSRIEGRQMIMVLAPKKK encoded by the coding sequence ATGAACGGTGAAATTCGTGGCGTTCGTGAAGTTCGACTAACTGGCGCTGACGGTGAATCAGTTGGTGTTGTATCGATTCAAGAAGCGATCGCAGCTGCTGAAGAAGCAGGCATGGATCTTGTGGAGATCAGTCCTAACGCTGAGCCGCCAGTCTGTCGTGTTATGGACTACGGCAAATTCCTCTTTGAGAAGAGCAAATCTGCTAAAGAGCAGAAGAAAAAGCAAAAACAGGTTCAGATTAAGGAAGTAAAATTCCGTCCTGGAACTGATATTGGAGACTATCAGGTAAAACTACGCAACCTGACGCGTTTCCTTGAAGAAGGCAACAAAGTGAAGGTAACAATTCGCTTCCGTGGCCGAGAAATGGCGCACCAAGACATCGGTGTTGACGTTCTTCATCGCTTAAAAGAAGACACTGTAGACTTTGCTGTAGTGGAATCTTTCCCAAGTCGAATCGAAGGTCGTCAGATGATCATGGTTCTAGCCCCTAAAAAGAAGTAA
- the rplT gene encoding 50S ribosomal protein L20 gives MPRVKRGVQARARHKKVLKQAKGYYGARSRVYRVAFQAVTKAGQYAYRDRRAKKRQFRQLWIARINAASRQNGLSYSRFINGLKKASIEIDRKILADIAVFDKAAFAVLVEKAKAAL, from the coding sequence ATGCCTCGCGTAAAACGTGGTGTACAAGCTCGTGCACGTCATAAGAAAGTTCTAAAACAAGCTAAAGGTTACTACGGTGCACGTTCTCGTGTTTACCGCGTAGCTTTCCAAGCAGTTACTAAAGCTGGTCAATACGCTTACCGTGACCGTCGCGCTAAGAAACGTCAATTCCGTCAACTATGGATTGCACGTATCAACGCAGCATCTCGTCAAAATGGTCTATCTTACAGCCGTTTCATCAACGGTCTTAAGAAAGCATCTATCGAGATCGACCGTAAGATCCTAGCGGACATCGCAGTATTCGATAAAGCAGCATTTGCTGTTCTAGTTGAAAAAGCGAAAGCTGCTCTTTAA
- the rpmI gene encoding 50S ribosomal protein L35: MPKMKTNKGAAKRFKKTAGGIKYKHATKRHILTKRTTKNKRQLRPNAILPRCEVAAVVRMLPYA; this comes from the coding sequence ATGCCTAAGATGAAAACCAACAAAGGTGCTGCTAAGCGTTTTAAGAAAACTGCTGGTGGTATTAAGTACAAGCACGCTACAAAACGTCACATCCTGACTAAGCGTACTACTAAGAACAAGCGTCAGCTACGTCCAAATGCAATTCTTCCACGTTGTGAAGTTGCTGCAGTTGTTCGTATGTTGCCATACGCTTAA